In one Roseburia intestinalis L1-82 genomic region, the following are encoded:
- the rpsJ gene encoding 30S ribosomal protein S10, giving the protein MASQVMRITLKAYDHELVDSSAKKIIETVKKNGSQVSGPVPLPTKKEVVTILRATHKYKDSREQFEQRTHKRLIDIVTPTQKTVDALSRLEMPAGVYIDIKMKNK; this is encoded by the coding sequence ATGGCAAGTCAAGTAATGAGAATCACATTAAAAGCTTATGATCACGAATTAGTAGATTCATCAGCAAAAAAAATCATCGAGACTGTAAAGAAGAACGGATCACAGGTGAGCGGACCGGTACCTCTTCCTACTAAGAAGGAAGTAGTTACTATCTTAAGAGCGACTCACAAATATAAGGATTCACGCGAGCAGTTCGAGCAGAGAACTCATAAAAGACTGATCGATATCGTAACACCAACTCAGAAAACAGTTGATGCTTTATCTCGTTTAGAGATGCCGGCTGGTGTATACATCGATATCAAAATGAAGAATAAATAA